The Terriglobales bacterium genomic interval GAAAGCGAACCGCCGGTTGATCGGGCGGCAGGCCGAGCAGGGTGGAGGCCAGACGGCTGAGATGGGGAAGGTGGCCGACCAGCATCAGATTGCACGCCTCGTTCTGCAGACGTACGGCGGTGATAGCAGGGTCATCGTTGGGCGCGAGGCCGGGGACCTGGCGTGCGTCCCGCCCGGGTCGAATTTGCGCGTTGAGGATTTCCGCCGTCTGGCGGGCGCGCAGCTTGTCGCTGTGTTCAATAGCGTCGAGGGGAATGTGCAGGCGAGCAAGGTGCGCCGCCACACGCGCCACCGTGCGCACACCCTCCTCGTTGAGCGGGCGCTGCGGGTCTTCCGCCTCCAGCTTGGATGCTCCGTGCTGTACTAAGTAAAGGAGCACGCAGAGATTCTAGACCCGATTTGCGATCGGCAATCGCCGGATCACTCGAAGATCATGATGGCGGAGGCGATGACGGTGGTCCACAGGCCGCGCTTGTCGCCTACGGCGGACTGGGTGATGTTCATCGTGCGCACGATCTTGTTGGAGATGCGGTAGATCTCTTTCTTCTCGTCCCAGGACCGGTCGGGATCGAACTCCACATTGAGGGTGGTGGCAAGCATCTCCGCGGCCAGTTCCTCGGCGTATTCGCCGGCGGTGAAGTCATCCTCACCGAAGGAGTGGTGCTCGCTCAGATAGCCGTAGGTGGAGCGGTCACCGGGGATAGCCAGGCCGATGCTCGCGGCCATCAGCCGGTGCGGTTCCTTGGTGGAGTTCTCCGCCACCACAGCAAACACCACCTCACCATGATTGAGGTACTTAAGCCCGTGGGTGCGGGAGATGAGCTTGCAATGGGGAGGGAAGATGGAGGATACGCGGACGAGGTTTTGCGAGGCGATGCCGGCATCGCGCAGCGCCAATTCGAAGGAGGTAAGCCGTTCGCGGTGTTTTCCCACACCCTTAGTGAGAAAGATCCGTTTGGGAACCATATCCTTACCCACGCCCACTACCTCCGCGAACGTTCGGTTACAAAGTCAGAGAATGTAACACAAACAAGCCGGAAAACAATCTGCGGAAAGGGCAAGGCCGGCGGCGGGGGTCAGCCCACCTGGGTCTGCGCCGGCTTCAGCTTGACGGCGATGTCAATGAAGGCCAGGGCAGCGCGGCTCAGCGCCTTGTCCTTGCGGAATACCAAGGCCAGGTCGCGGCGGATGTGGGCGTCGGCGAGCGGCAACGCCACCAGCGCGCCCGCGCGCACGTCTTCCAGCACGTTCGAGCGGGCGATGAATCCCACGCCCACGCCGGCGGCGGCGAAGCGCTTCAGCAGCTCGCTGGAATCAAGTTCCATGGAGATGTTGGGCTTGAGGCGGCGCTCGTGGA includes:
- the sixA gene encoding phosphohistidine phosphatase SixA, whose amino-acid sequence is MLLYLVQHGASKLEAEDPQRPLNEEGVRTVARVAAHLARLHIPLDAIEHSDKLRARQTAEILNAQIRPGRDARQVPGLAPNDDPAITAVRLQNEACNLMLVGHLPHLSRLASTLLGLPPDQPAVRFQTGGCVCLERDAEGKWALRWMLVPELLP
- a CDS encoding arginine decarboxylase, pyruvoyl-dependent, with product MVPKRIFLTKGVGKHRERLTSFELALRDAGIASQNLVRVSSIFPPHCKLISRTHGLKYLNHGEVVFAVVAENSTKEPHRLMAASIGLAIPGDRSTYGYLSEHHSFGEDDFTAGEYAEELAAEMLATTLNVEFDPDRSWDEKKEIYRISNKIVRTMNITQSAVGDKRGLWTTVIASAIMIFE